Proteins from a genomic interval of Streptococcus oralis:
- a CDS encoding sodium-dependent transporter yields MSEKSQWGSKLGFILTSAGSAIGLGAVWKFPYMTAANGGGGFLLVFLISTILIGFPLLLAEFALGRSASVSAIKTFGKLGNNNKYNFIGWIGAFALFILLSFYSVIGGWILVYLGIEFGKLFHLGGTGDYAQLFTSIISNPAIALGAQASFILLNIFIVSRGVQKGIERASKVMMPLLFIIFVIIIGRSLSLPNAMEGVLYFLKPDFSKLTSAGFLYALGQSFFALSLGVTAMLTYASYLDKKTNLVQSGISIVAMNISVSIMAGLAIFPAMSAFNIQSEGGPSLLFIVLPQLFDKMPFGTIFYILFLLLFLFATVTSSVVMLEINVGNITNQDNSKRAKWSAILGILTFVFGIPSALSYGVMADVHIFGKTFFDAMDFLVSNLLMPFGALCLSLFTGYIFKKALAIEELHLDERAWKQVLFQVWLFLLRFIIPIIIIVVFIAQFM; encoded by the coding sequence ATGTCAGAAAAATCGCAATGGGGATCGAAACTAGGCTTTATTCTAACATCTGCTGGTTCAGCCATCGGACTTGGAGCCGTTTGGAAATTTCCCTACATGACTGCTGCTAATGGCGGTGGAGGCTTTTTACTAGTCTTTCTTATTTCTACCATTTTAATCGGTTTCCCGCTCCTGCTTGCTGAATTTGCCCTTGGTCGTAGTGCTAGCGTTTCCGCTATCAAAACCTTTGGAAAACTGGGCAACAATAACAAGTACAACTTTATCGGTTGGATTGGTGCCTTTGCCCTCTTTATCCTTCTCTCCTTTTACAGTGTTATCGGAGGATGGATTCTAGTCTATCTGGGTATTGAGTTTGGGAAATTGTTCCATCTTGGTGGAACAGGTGATTATGCTCAGTTATTCACTTCAATCATTTCAAATCCAGCCATTGCTCTAGGGGCTCAAGCTTCCTTTATCTTGTTGAATATCTTTATTGTATCACGTGGGGTTCAAAAAGGGATTGAAAGAGCCTCAAAAGTTATGATGCCCCTGCTCTTTATCATTTTTGTCATTATCATTGGACGCTCTCTCAGTTTGCCAAATGCCATGGAAGGCGTTCTCTACTTCCTCAAACCAGACTTCTCAAAACTGACCAGTGCCGGTTTCCTTTATGCTCTAGGACAATCTTTCTTTGCCCTTTCACTAGGGGTCACAGCCATGCTGACCTATGCGTCCTACTTAGACAAGAAAACCAATCTGGTCCAATCAGGGATTTCCATTGTAGCCATGAACATCTCGGTATCCATCATGGCAGGTCTAGCCATTTTCCCAGCCATGTCAGCCTTCAATATCCAGTCTGAAGGAGGACCAAGTCTCCTCTTTATCGTCTTGCCTCAACTCTTTGACAAGATGCCTTTTGGAACCATTTTCTACATCCTCTTCCTCTTGCTCTTCCTTTTTGCGACAGTCACTTCATCTGTCGTGATGCTGGAAATCAATGTGGGAAATATCACCAATCAGGACAACAGCAAGCGGGCTAAATGGAGTGCCATTTTAGGAATCTTGACCTTTGTCTTTGGGATACCTTCAGCCCTATCTTACGGTGTTATGGCAGATGTTCACATCTTTGGAAAGACCTTCTTTGATGCTATGGACTTCTTGGTTTCCAATCTTCTCATGCCATTTGGAGCTCTCTGCCTTTCACTTTTTACAGGCTATATCTTTAAAAAGGCTCTTGCTATAGAGGAACTCCATCTCGATGAAAGAGCCTGGAAACAAGTACTTTTCCAAGTCTGGCTCTTCCTCCTTCGTTTCATCATTCCTATCATCATCATTGTGGTTTTTATTGCCCAATTTATGTAA
- the manA gene encoding mannose-6-phosphate isomerase, class I — MSEPLFLQSVMQEKIWGGTKLRDEFGYDIPSEKIGEYWAISAHPNGVSKVANGRFEGTDLATLYAEHRELFGNRPEPVFPLLTKILDANDWLSVQVHPDDAYGLEHEGELGKTECWYIIAADEGSEIIYGHNAKSKEELRQQIEDKNWDALLTKVPVKAGDFFYVPSGTMHAIGAGILILETQQSSDTTYRVYDFDRKDDKGNLRELHLEKSIDVLNIGEPANSRPVTIKADDLRSTLLVSNDFFAVYKWEITGKVVFEKTADYSLYSVLAGQGQLTVDGKNYPIQKGSHFILPSDVESWTLEGQALELIVSHP; from the coding sequence ATGTCAGAACCATTATTTTTACAATCAGTTATGCAAGAAAAAATCTGGGGAGGAACCAAGCTACGTGATGAGTTTGGCTACGACATTCCAAGTGAAAAAATTGGCGAATACTGGGCTATCTCAGCTCACCCCAATGGGGTTTCAAAGGTCGCTAATGGGCGCTTTGAGGGAACAGATCTAGCTACATTGTATGCGGAGCACCGTGAATTGTTTGGCAACCGTCCAGAACCTGTATTTCCACTTTTGACCAAGATTCTCGATGCCAATGACTGGCTCAGCGTTCAAGTTCATCCAGACGATGCCTATGGACTCGAGCATGAAGGCGAACTTGGAAAAACAGAGTGCTGGTACATTATCGCTGCGGATGAAGGTTCAGAGATTATATATGGGCATAATGCCAAGTCAAAAGAAGAACTCCGCCAGCAAATCGAGGACAAGAACTGGGATGCCTTGCTGACGAAAGTCCCTGTTAAGGCTGGAGATTTCTTCTATGTACCAAGTGGCACCATGCACGCTATTGGCGCAGGTATCTTGATTCTTGAAACCCAGCAGTCTAGCGATACCACCTACCGTGTCTATGACTTTGATCGTAAGGACGACAAGGGCAATTTGCGTGAACTTCACCTTGAAAAATCTATCGATGTTTTAAACATTGGTGAGCCTGCTAATAGCCGTCCTGTAACTATCAAAGCTGATGATTTGCGTTCCACTCTCCTTGTTTCTAATGATTTCTTCGCAGTTTACAAGTGGGAAATTACTGGAAAAGTTGTTTTTGAAAAGACAGCTGACTACAGCTTGTATAGCGTCTTGGCTGGTCAAGGTCAGCTTACTGTTGACGGAAAAAACTATCCAATCCAAAAAGGCAGCCACTTTATCCTACCAAGTGATGTTGAATCTTGGACTCTGGAAGGACAGGCTTTAGAATTGATTGTCAGTCATCCATAA
- a CDS encoding 6-phospho-beta-glucosidase, whose protein sequence is MTEILQFPEGFLWGGATAANQCEGAYNQDGRGLANVDVVPIGPDREAIITGQKKMFSFEEGYFYPAKEAIDMYHHYKEDIALFAEMGFKTYRLSIAWTRIFPKGDEAEPNEAGLAFYEDLLKECHKYGIQPLVTITHFDCPMHLIEEYGGWRNRRMLDFYEKLCRTLFTRYKGLVKYWLTFNEINMILHAPFMGAGLCFEEGENQEQVKYQAAHHELVASAMATKLAHEIDPENRVGCMLAAGQYYPNTAHPRDYWAAMEEDRKSYFFIDVQARGEYPNYAKKQWEREGIKIEMTAEDLDLLKNYTVDFVSFSYYASRVASGDPEVKELAAGNVFASLKNPYLESSEWGWQIDPLGLRITLNAIWDRYQKPMFIVENGLGAMDTPDKNGYVADDYRIAYLEAHIKAMRDAIYQDGVNLLGYTTWGCIDLVSAGTGEMNKRYGFIYVDRDNTGHGSLKRSKKKSFYWYKDVIASNGASIE, encoded by the coding sequence ATGACAGAAATACTACAATTCCCAGAGGGATTTCTCTGGGGTGGTGCTACGGCAGCTAATCAATGCGAGGGTGCTTATAATCAGGATGGTCGAGGTCTTGCTAATGTCGATGTGGTACCCATTGGACCTGACCGTGAAGCCATTATCACAGGTCAGAAAAAGATGTTTTCTTTTGAGGAGGGCTATTTTTACCCAGCAAAAGAAGCCATTGATATGTACCATCATTATAAGGAAGATATTGCTCTTTTTGCGGAAATGGGCTTTAAGACTTATCGACTTTCCATTGCTTGGACTCGGATTTTTCCTAAGGGAGATGAAGCAGAGCCAAATGAAGCTGGTCTAGCCTTTTATGAGGATTTATTAAAGGAGTGTCACAAGTATGGGATCCAACCTCTGGTGACTATTACGCATTTCGACTGTCCTATGCACTTGATTGAAGAATACGGTGGTTGGCGCAATCGTCGGATGTTAGACTTCTATGAAAAACTTTGTCGTACACTCTTTACCCGTTATAAGGGTTTGGTCAAATACTGGCTTACCTTCAATGAAATCAACATGATTCTTCATGCACCTTTTATGGGAGCTGGGCTTTGTTTTGAAGAAGGAGAAAATCAAGAACAGGTTAAATACCAAGCCGCCCACCATGAGTTGGTAGCCTCGGCCATGGCGACTAAGCTTGCCCACGAAATTGACCCAGAGAACAGGGTGGGATGTATGTTGGCAGCAGGGCAATACTATCCTAACACAGCCCATCCGAGAGACTACTGGGCTGCTATGGAGGAAGATCGCAAGAGTTACTTCTTCATTGATGTTCAAGCGCGTGGGGAATACCCAAACTACGCCAAGAAGCAGTGGGAACGCGAGGGAATCAAGATAGAAATGACGGCAGAGGATCTAGACTTATTGAAGAATTATACTGTTGACTTTGTTTCCTTCTCTTACTATGCAAGTCGAGTGGCCTCAGGGGATCCAGAAGTTAAAGAATTAGCTGCTGGAAATGTCTTTGCCTCTCTCAAAAATCCTTATCTGGAATCCTCAGAATGGGGTTGGCAGATTGACCCACTTGGCCTTCGTATCACCCTCAATGCCATCTGGGATCGTTACCAAAAGCCTATGTTCATCGTAGAAAATGGACTCGGCGCCATGGACACGCCAGATAAAAATGGCTATGTAGCAGATGACTATCGGATTGCCTACTTAGAGGCCCACATCAAGGCTATGCGAGATGCCATATACCAAGATGGAGTTAACTTGCTTGGTTATACGACTTGGGGCTGTATTGATCTGGTTTCAGCTGGAACAGGCGAAATGAACAAGCGCTATGGTTTTATCTATGTGGATCGTGATAATACAGGTCATGGAAGTCTCAAACGGAGCAAGAAGAAATCCTTTTACTGGTACAAGGATGTCATTGCCAGCAATGGTGCAAGTATTGAGTAG
- a CDS encoding SemiSWEET family transporter, translated as MSEKQMKVLGWVATFMSVMMYVSYFPQIMNNLAGQKGNFIQPLVAAINCSLWVYYGLFKKERDIPLAAANAPGIVFGLVTAITALI; from the coding sequence ATGTCTGAAAAACAAATGAAAGTTTTGGGTTGGGTAGCGACCTTCATGTCTGTTATGATGTACGTGTCTTACTTCCCACAAATTATGAACAACCTGGCTGGTCAAAAAGGAAACTTTATCCAGCCCTTGGTTGCAGCCATCAACTGTAGTCTATGGGTTTACTACGGTCTTTTCAAGAAAGAAAGAGATATCCCCCTTGCGGCTGCTAATGCACCTGGTATCGTTTTTGGTCTGGTGACGGCTATCACAGCATTGATTTAA
- a CDS encoding VOC family protein: protein MNLNQLDIIVSNISQVCAELERILDKKADYVDDSFAQFTIGSHCLMLSQNHLIPLEDFQSGIILHIEVEDVDQNYQRLKEIGVEILHGPCETDWGTESLLVKGPAGLVIDFYRLK, encoded by the coding sequence ATGAATTTAAATCAATTGGATATTATTGTTTCAAATATTTCCCAAGTCTGTGCTGAATTGGAGCGTATTTTGGATAAAAAAGCAGACTATGTTGATGACAGTTTTGCTCAGTTCACGATTGGCAGTCATTGTCTTATGTTGTCCCAAAATCATTTGATTCCTTTGGAAGATTTTCAGTCAGGAATCATTCTTCATATTGAGGTTGAGGATGTAGACCAGAACTATCAACGATTGAAAGAAATTGGTGTCGAGATTTTACACGGTCCTTGTGAAACGGATTGGGGAACGGAGTCTCTACTAGTTAAAGGCCCTGCTGGTCTTGTGATTGATTTTTATCGTCTGAAATAG
- a CDS encoding NACHT domain-containing protein has translation MDIDGKAIVTSVATDIVKSGINLGWEKIKSYFKDLDASAAIEYRTAYEDYLKNTKDRYGKIKTIIYRRERKDLYSFYESTGISYAGQTLSSSDINNLLEIDSKILVTGTGGIGKSILFKHLFLNSMEVTNFIPVFIELRSLNTLENKELNISNLIFKTLVSNGFRLERKYFDDSLEQGAYIIFLDGFDEIHHDKKSSITKEIKEFCEMYASNQVFVSSRPSTEFIGWSDFSEFESLPLTKEQALSLINKIDFDETAKSIFSKELEKKLYEKYKSFASNPLLLTIMLLTFQKHASIPERLNDFYEEAFVTLFNVHDATKDSFVRDIRSGLSCEDFKLVFSYICFKSYFKGEYEFSETRLHELINSAKEKFKDKFSFNVDDFQEDLVHSVCMLVKEGLEYRFSHRSFQEYFSAWYTCKLPDTTQEKLLDGWLRESSTIQTDSYFYMLFDLQSEKVNSIILKPVMQNIISLYEKEGMLSFLKTLFNTFSIENQEENEQYHGSLYIKDMYLCNGLRLLILLNKYQNDRKDFVSKEDYETFSSKIGNGIPYMTIDAGIELFGEEKFVNMFSWLSNQVEFIYKIYESTHNMKTKKRKVASIIEEL, from the coding sequence ATGGATATTGACGGGAAAGCTATAGTAACTAGTGTAGCAACTGATATAGTAAAGAGTGGAATTAATCTAGGTTGGGAAAAAATTAAAAGTTATTTTAAAGATCTTGATGCTAGTGCAGCTATTGAATACAGAACAGCATATGAAGATTATCTAAAAAATACAAAGGACAGATATGGGAAAATAAAAACTATTATTTATAGGAGAGAAAGAAAAGATCTATACTCTTTTTATGAATCTACAGGTATATCTTATGCAGGTCAAACACTCTCTTCTTCTGATATTAATAATTTATTAGAAATTGATAGTAAAATTTTAGTTACAGGAACTGGTGGAATTGGTAAGTCAATATTGTTTAAACATCTTTTTTTAAATTCGATGGAAGTTACAAATTTTATTCCAGTATTTATCGAATTAAGAAGTTTGAATACTTTAGAGAATAAAGAATTAAATATTTCAAATTTAATATTTAAAACTTTGGTATCAAATGGATTTAGGTTGGAAAGAAAGTATTTTGACGATAGCTTAGAACAAGGTGCTTACATAATTTTTTTAGATGGATTTGATGAAATTCACCATGATAAGAAATCTTCTATTACTAAAGAAATTAAGGAGTTCTGTGAAATGTATGCCTCAAACCAAGTTTTTGTTTCCTCTAGACCATCAACAGAATTTATAGGATGGTCAGATTTTAGTGAGTTTGAGTCATTACCATTAACTAAAGAACAAGCGTTGAGTCTAATTAATAAGATTGATTTTGATGAAACGGCAAAATCAATATTTTCTAAGGAATTAGAGAAGAAATTATATGAAAAATATAAATCATTTGCTTCTAATCCTTTATTATTGACGATTATGTTATTAACATTCCAAAAACATGCGTCAATTCCTGAGCGTTTAAATGATTTTTACGAGGAAGCATTTGTAACTCTATTTAATGTACATGATGCTACGAAAGATTCATTTGTAAGAGATATACGAAGTGGTTTAAGTTGTGAGGATTTTAAACTTGTATTCTCCTACATTTGCTTTAAATCGTACTTTAAAGGAGAATATGAATTTTCCGAAACAAGATTACATGAACTAATAAATAGTGCGAAAGAAAAATTCAAAGATAAATTTAGTTTTAATGTTGATGACTTTCAGGAAGATTTAGTCCATTCTGTCTGTATGCTTGTAAAAGAAGGACTAGAATATAGATTCTCTCATCGCTCTTTTCAAGAATATTTTTCAGCATGGTATACTTGTAAATTACCTGATACTACCCAAGAAAAACTTTTAGATGGATGGCTTAGAGAATCATCAACAATTCAAACAGACTCATATTTTTATATGTTGTTTGATTTACAAAGTGAGAAAGTGAACTCCATTATTCTAAAACCTGTTATGCAAAATATTATTAGCCTCTATGAAAAAGAAGGTATGCTCTCTTTTTTAAAAACATTATTTAATACATTTTCTATTGAGAATCAGGAAGAAAATGAACAATATCATGGCTCTTTGTATATTAAGGATATGTATTTATGTAATGGTCTGAGACTGTTAATTCTATTGAATAAATATCAGAACGATAGAAAGGATTTTGTTTCAAAAGAAGATTATGAGACTTTTAGTTCTAAAATAGGAAATGGTATTCCTTATATGACGATAGATGCAGGGATAGAGCTATTTGGTGAAGAAAAATTTGTAAATATGTTCTCTTGGTTATCTAATCAAGTTGAATTTATATATAAAATATATGAATCTACACATAATATGAAAACGAAAAAACGAAAGGTAGCTAGTATCATAGAGGAACTATAA
- the spxB gene encoding pyruvate oxidase: MTQGKITASAAMLNVLKTWGVDTIYGIPSGTLSSLMDALAEDKDIRFLQVRHEETGALAAVMQAKFGGSIGVAVGSGGPGATHLINGVYDAAMDNTPFLAILGSRPVNELNMDAFQELNQNPMYNGIAVYNKRVAYAEQLPKVIDEACRAAVSKKGPAVVEIPVNFGFQEIDENSYYGSGSYERSFIAPALNEVEIDKAVEILNNAERPVIYAGYGGVKAGEVITELSRKIKAPIITTGKNFEAFEWNYEGLTGSAYRVGWKPANEVVFEADTVLFLGSNFPFAEVYEAFKNTEKFIQVDIDPYKLGKRHALDASILGDAGQASKAILDKVNPVESTPWWRANVKNNQNWRDYMNKLEGKTEGELQLYQVYNAINKHADQDAIYSIDVGDTTQTSTRHLHMTPKNMWRTSPLFATMGIALPGGIAAKKDNPDRQVWNIMGDGAFNMCYPDVITNVQYDLPVINVVFSNGKYAFIKDKYEDTNKHLFGCDFPNADYAKIAEAQGAVGFTVDRIEDIDAVVAEAVKLNKEGKTVVIDAHITQHRPLPVEVLELDPKLHSEEAIKAFKEKYEAEELVPFRLFLEEEGLQSRAIK; encoded by the coding sequence ATGACTCAAGGGAAAATTACTGCATCTGCAGCAATGCTCAACGTATTGAAAACATGGGGCGTAGACACAATCTACGGTATCCCATCAGGAACACTCAGCTCACTCATGGACGCTTTGGCTGAAGACAAAGATATCCGCTTCTTGCAAGTTCGCCACGAAGAAACAGGTGCTCTTGCAGCGGTCATGCAAGCTAAATTCGGTGGCTCAATCGGGGTTGCAGTAGGTTCAGGTGGTCCAGGTGCGACTCACTTGATTAACGGTGTTTACGATGCAGCTATGGATAACACTCCATTCCTTGCTATCCTTGGATCACGTCCAGTTAACGAACTCAACATGGATGCCTTCCAAGAATTGAACCAAAACCCAATGTACAACGGTATCGCTGTCTACAACAAACGTGTAGCTTACGCTGAGCAATTGCCAAAAGTAATCGACGAAGCTTGCCGCGCTGCAGTTTCTAAAAAAGGTCCAGCTGTTGTTGAAATCCCAGTAAACTTCGGTTTCCAAGAAATCGACGAAAACTCTTACTACGGTTCAGGTTCATACGAACGTTCATTCATCGCTCCTGCTTTGAACGAAGTTGAAATCGACAAAGCTGTTGAAATCTTGAATAATGCTGAACGTCCAGTTATCTACGCTGGTTACGGTGGTGTCAAAGCTGGTGAAGTGATCACTGAATTGTCACGCAAAATCAAAGCACCAATCATCACAACTGGTAAAAACTTTGAAGCTTTCGAATGGAACTATGAAGGTTTGACAGGTTCTGCTTACCGTGTTGGTTGGAAACCAGCCAACGAAGTGGTCTTCGAAGCAGACACAGTTCTTTTCCTTGGTTCAAACTTCCCATTTGCTGAAGTTTACGAAGCATTCAAGAACACTGAAAAATTCATCCAAGTCGATATCGACCCATACAAACTTGGTAAACGTCATGCCCTTGACGCTTCTATCCTTGGTGATGCAGGTCAAGCATCGAAAGCCATCCTTGACAAAGTGAACCCAGTTGAATCTACTCCATGGTGGCGTGCAAACGTTAAGAACAACCAAAACTGGCGTGATTACATGAACAAACTCGAAGGTAAAACTGAGGGTGAGTTGCAATTGTACCAAGTTTACAATGCTATTAATAAACATGCTGATCAAGACGCTATCTATTCAATCGACGTAGGTGACACTACTCAAACATCTACTCGTCACCTTCACATGACACCTAAGAACATGTGGCGTACATCTCCACTCTTTGCGACAATGGGTATTGCCCTTCCTGGTGGTATCGCTGCTAAGAAAGACAATCCAGATCGCCAAGTATGGAACATCATGGGTGACGGTGCATTCAACATGTGCTACCCAGACGTGATTACAAACGTTCAATACGACCTTCCAGTTATCAACGTTGTCTTCTCAAATGGTAAATATGCCTTCATCAAGGACAAATACGAAGACACAAACAAACACTTGTTTGGTTGTGACTTCCCTAATGCTGACTATGCGAAAATCGCTGAAGCACAAGGTGCTGTTGGATTTACAGTAGACCGTATCGAAGACATCGATGCAGTTGTTGCAGAAGCTGTTAAATTGAACAAAGAAGGTAAGACAGTTGTGATCGATGCCCACATCACACAACACCGTCCACTTCCAGTAGAAGTGCTTGAACTCGATCCAAAACTTCACTCAGAAGAAGCTATCAAAGCCTTCAAGGAAAAATACGAAGCAGAAGAACTCGTACCATTCCGCCTCTTCTTGGAAGAAGAAGGATTGCAATCACGCGCAATTAAATAA
- a CDS encoding heavy metal translocating P-type ATPase has translation MTEIMKANLENGIQKIRIRAEKGYHPAHIQLQKGIPAEITFHRTTPSNCYKEILFEEEGILEPIGVDEEKTIRFTPQELGEHEFSCGMKMQKGSYTVVEKTRKSLSLLQRFWITSIFTVPLVILMIGMLTGTISHPVMHWGTFLATTPIMLVAGGPYIQSAWASFKKHNANMDTLVALGTLVAYLYSLVALFAGLPVYFESAGFILFFVLLGAVFEEKMRKNTSQAVEKLLDLQAKTAEVLRDDSYVQVPLEQVKVGDLIRVRPGEKIAVDGVVVEGVSSIDESMVTGESLPVDKTVGDTVIGSTINNSGTLVFRAEKVGSETVLAQIVDFVKKAQTSRAPIQDLTDKISGIFVPAVVILAILTFWVWLVLLEASFVASLLYGVAVLIIACPCALGLATPTALMVGTGRSAKMGVLLKNGTVLQEIQKVKTLVFDKTGTLTEGKPVVTDIIGDEAEVLGLAASLEEASQHPLAQAIVKRASEAGLEIQTVENFQALHGKGVSGQINGKQVLLGNAKMLDGMNISSTYQEKLEELEKEAKTVVFLAVDNEIKGLLALQDIPKENAKLAISQLKKRGLKTVMLTGDNAGVARAIADQIGIEEVIAGVLPEEKAHEIHQLQEAGKVAFIGDGINDAPALSVADVGIAMGAGTDIAIESAGIVLTHNDLTGVVRAFDMSKKTFNRILLNLFWAFIYNVIGIPIAAGVFSGIGLVLNPELAGLAMAFSSVSVLTSSLMLNFSKID, from the coding sequence ATGACTGAAATTATGAAAGCAAACTTAGAAAATGGCATTCAAAAAATCCGTATTCGAGCTGAAAAAGGCTATCATCCTGCCCATATTCAGCTTCAAAAAGGGATTCCCGCTGAAATTACCTTTCATCGTACAACTCCTTCAAACTGTTACAAGGAAATCCTTTTTGAAGAAGAAGGCATCTTGGAACCAATCGGCGTAGATGAAGAGAAGACAATTCGTTTTACACCTCAAGAGTTGGGTGAGCATGAATTCTCATGTGGTATGAAGATGCAAAAGGGAAGCTATACCGTAGTTGAGAAGACTCGAAAATCTCTATCCCTCTTGCAACGTTTTTGGATTACTAGTATCTTTACTGTGCCTCTTGTGATCCTCATGATTGGGATGTTGACAGGGACGATTAGTCATCCAGTTATGCATTGGGGGACCTTTTTAGCCACAACCCCTATCATGCTAGTGGCAGGTGGTCCTTATATCCAGAGCGCTTGGGCCAGCTTTAAAAAGCACAATGCCAACATGGATACCTTGGTTGCTCTAGGAACCCTAGTGGCCTATCTCTATAGCTTGGTTGCCCTCTTTGCTGGGCTACCAGTTTACTTTGAAAGTGCTGGATTTATCCTCTTCTTCGTTCTTTTGGGAGCCGTTTTTGAGGAGAAAATGCGAAAAAATACTTCCCAAGCTGTAGAGAAATTACTGGATTTGCAAGCTAAAACAGCAGAAGTTTTGCGTGATGATAGCTATGTTCAAGTTCCCTTGGAGCAAGTCAAGGTAGGTGACCTGATTCGAGTGCGTCCCGGTGAAAAGATTGCAGTTGATGGTGTTGTAGTGGAAGGCGTCTCCAGTATTGATGAATCCATGGTGACAGGTGAGAGCCTGCCGGTGGACAAAACTGTGGGAGATACCGTCATTGGCTCCACCATCAATAATAGTGGAACGCTTGTTTTTAGGGCAGAAAAAGTTGGTTCAGAGACTGTTTTGGCACAGATTGTGGACTTTGTGAAGAAAGCCCAAACCAGCCGCGCACCGATTCAAGATTTGACAGATAAGATTTCAGGGATTTTTGTCCCAGCAGTTGTCATTTTAGCGATTCTGACCTTTTGGGTTTGGCTTGTCTTGCTTGAGGCTAGCTTTGTGGCCTCTCTTCTTTATGGGGTGGCAGTTTTGATTATCGCCTGCCCTTGTGCCTTGGGACTTGCAACACCAACAGCCCTCATGGTGGGGACTGGTCGTAGTGCCAAAATGGGCGTTCTCCTCAAGAATGGAACCGTCTTACAGGAAATCCAGAAAGTCAAAACTCTCGTCTTTGATAAGACAGGAACTTTGACGGAAGGAAAACCAGTAGTCACTGATATCATTGGCGACGAGGCAGAAGTGCTTGGATTGGCAGCATCCTTGGAAGAAGCTTCCCAACACCCATTGGCTCAAGCTATTGTCAAAAGAGCGAGTGAAGCTGGACTTGAGATTCAAACTGTTGAAAATTTCCAAGCCTTGCACGGAAAAGGTGTCTCAGGGCAAATCAATGGAAAACAAGTTCTGCTTGGAAATGCTAAAATGCTGGATGGTATGAACATTTCTAGCACTTATCAAGAAAAACTAGAAGAACTAGAAAAAGAAGCTAAAACAGTTGTGTTCTTGGCTGTTGACAATGAAATCAAAGGCTTGCTTGCACTACAAGATATTCCTAAGGAAAATGCTAAGCTTGCCATCAGTCAGTTGAAAAAACGTGGTCTTAAAACAGTCATGCTGACAGGAGATAATGCTGGCGTGGCGCGTGCTATTGCAGACCAGATCGGCATTGAGGAGGTTATTGCGGGTGTCTTGCCAGAAGAAAAAGCCCATGAAATTCATCAACTACAAGAGGCTGGTAAAGTAGCCTTTATCGGAGATGGTATCAATGATGCGCCAGCCCTCAGTGTAGCGGATGTCGGGATTGCCATGGGAGCTGGAACAGATATTGCCATTGAGTCAGCAGGGATTGTTCTTACTCACAATGATTTGACAGGAGTTGTTCGTGCCTTTGATATGAGTAAGAAAACCTTTAATCGAATTCTGCTCAATCTTTTCTGGGCCTTTATCTACAATGTTATCGGAATTCCGATTGCAGCAGGAGTCTTTTCAGGAATTGGTCTCGTTCTCAATCCAGAACTGGCTGGTCTAGCCATGGCCTTTAGTTCTGTATCTGTATTAACCAGTTCACTCATGCTAAACTTTAGTAAAATAGACTAA
- a CDS encoding cupredoxin domain-containing protein produces MLNSIVTIICIALIAFILFWFFKKPEKSEQKAQQKKGYQEIRVEVKGGYTPELIILKKSVPARIIFDRKDPSPCLDQIVFPDFGVHADLPMGEQYVVEITPEQAGEFDFACGMNMMHGKMIVE; encoded by the coding sequence ATGTTAAATAGCATTGTAACCATTATTTGTATTGCCCTTATCGCGTTTATCTTGTTTTGGTTTTTCAAAAAGCCTGAAAAATCTGAACAAAAGGCCCAGCAAAAAAAGGGCTACCAAGAGATTCGAGTGGAGGTCAAAGGGGGCTATACGCCTGAGTTGATTATTCTCAAGAAATCAGTGCCAGCACGCATTATCTTTGACCGTAAGGACCCTTCACCCTGTCTGGATCAGATTGTTTTTCCAGACTTTGGTGTACATGCGGACCTGCCTATGGGGGAACAGTATGTAGTGGAAATCACACCTGAACAGGCTGGGGAGTTTGACTTTGCATGTGGCATGAACATGATGCACGGTAAGATGATTGTAGAGTAG